A genomic segment from Syntrophotalea acetylenivorans encodes:
- a CDS encoding butyryl-CoA:acetate CoA-transferase, which translates to MPYTDMYAQKQVTAEEAVKSVKSGDWVDYGWCLGHPVASDKALATRAGELSDVKVRGGIALWMPEIFAIPNPENHFTWNAWHCSGIDRKIIDMGCGYYGPMRYSELPRFYRESVDPVDVAMFQVAPMDEHGYFNFGPQASHMMAVCEQAKVIIVEVNENMPRCLGGNEEAIHISQVDRIVEGSNPPLPQMNSAALSEVDKKVAELIVEEIPNGACLQLGIGGMPNAVGSLIAESDLKDLGVHTEMYVDAFVEMSKRGKINGSRKNIDRFRQVFAFAAGTQKMYDFIHNNPEVMSCPVDYCNDVRKVAMIDNFISINNAVEIDLFSQVSSESAGIRHISGTGGQLDFVMGAYLSNGGKSFICLSSTYSRGGEVKSRIVPTLSPGSIVTDSRTCVQWVVTEFGKVNLKGKSTWERTEALISIAHPDFRDELIKDAENMKIWRNSNRI; encoded by the coding sequence ATGCCTTATACCGACATGTATGCCCAAAAGCAGGTGACCGCCGAAGAAGCGGTCAAGTCAGTCAAATCAGGAGACTGGGTTGATTATGGCTGGTGTCTCGGTCACCCCGTGGCAAGCGACAAAGCCCTGGCGACCCGCGCCGGAGAACTGAGCGACGTCAAGGTTCGCGGTGGCATCGCCCTGTGGATGCCGGAGATTTTCGCCATCCCCAACCCGGAAAACCATTTCACCTGGAATGCCTGGCACTGCTCAGGCATTGATCGCAAGATCATCGATATGGGCTGCGGGTACTACGGCCCGATGCGCTATTCGGAACTACCTCGGTTCTATCGGGAAAGCGTCGATCCCGTAGACGTGGCCATGTTCCAGGTGGCGCCGATGGACGAACACGGTTATTTCAACTTCGGCCCCCAGGCCTCCCATATGATGGCGGTGTGCGAGCAAGCCAAGGTCATCATCGTCGAGGTCAACGAGAACATGCCCCGTTGCCTGGGCGGCAACGAAGAGGCCATTCATATTTCTCAGGTAGATCGCATTGTCGAGGGCTCCAATCCGCCTTTACCGCAAATGAATTCCGCCGCGCTTTCCGAGGTGGACAAAAAAGTTGCGGAACTGATCGTCGAGGAGATCCCCAACGGCGCCTGTCTGCAGCTCGGGATCGGCGGCATGCCCAATGCCGTGGGCTCTTTGATCGCCGAGTCGGACCTGAAGGATTTGGGGGTACACACGGAGATGTACGTCGATGCCTTCGTCGAGATGTCTAAACGGGGGAAAATCAACGGTTCGCGCAAGAACATCGACCGCTTCCGCCAGGTCTTCGCTTTTGCCGCCGGCACTCAAAAGATGTACGACTTCATCCACAACAATCCGGAAGTCATGAGTTGCCCGGTCGATTACTGCAACGATGTCCGCAAGGTGGCCATGATCGACAATTTCATCTCGATCAACAACGCCGTGGAAATCGATCTGTTCAGCCAGGTTTCCTCCGAGTCGGCCGGTATCCGACATATCAGCGGTACCGGTGGCCAGCTCGACTTCGTCATGGGCGCTTATCTCTCCAACGGCGGCAAGAGCTTTATTTGTCTGTCCTCAACGTACAGCCGGGGAGGGGAGGTCAAGTCCCGCATCGTGCCGACCTTGAGTCCCGGCAGTATCGTTACCGACAGTCGTACCTGTGTACAATGGGTGGTGACCGAATTCGGCAAGGTCAACCTCAAAGGCAAAAGCACTTGGGAACGGACCGAAGCACTGATCTCCATTGCCCATCCGGATTTTCGCGATGAGTTGATTAAAGATG